The sequence CAGCAATAGATGGACTCGACTCCTCTAAATTTTCGGGATGTGTCACATCTGCTCCAAATATGATTGTAGGAATATCACTCACCAACGGTATTCTGCAGCTTATGGCATCCAAGAGTACGGTATTTCTTCCTCCCATCTATTCAACAGAAAAACAATTCAAAAAACTTGTGAAACATTAAGCGCTATCGTGTGCTGTTCCAACAAGTGATCGTACCTTCACATTTATTTTCAAGGACACATTAGCCAAATATTGCTTGTTGATCTTGAAGACGTGTTTCGTAAGGCAGCACTGGGATATCAAACCAAGATCGGTTTCGCATATTCTCTTTAAATCACCTATCACCAGAGACATGGATGTAACATATTGtcaatattctaaaaaaaatctgCATCTCAAACATGGCATACCGTATAATGACCCATTGTTGTCTGGTAAAATAGCTAGCAGAAGCTCTAATTCTTTTCCTTTTAATTTGTTCATGCATGAGTGATATACGTGCTTCAATGCTTTCTCCACTTGATCGGGACGGGCTGTGTAGACTGGAATAATGGGTTCTGGATTAAATTCCTGTAAAGATGAGATCAAAAGTTTTTTTGTGACGTATTTCAACAGGGATATCAGGAAAAAAGATGAACTGCAAAATGGAAGGAAATCTACCATGCCAGATACTTGACACATTTGAGCCAGCTCATTACAAAATCCACGAGCAACACTATCTTGGACACTTCTTGAAAAGTTAATGCATGCCCAACGGTTAACAGTCATGCCGTTGATCATTTTCTGTGATATCAAATCCATGTACAGGATTATGTGTAAGCCTAGCATTTATCAAGgaacaaaaaaattaacattgAAAATGTTAGAACCTTGTTCATCATGTTCCACTGCCCAACTTGTGGTAGACAATCCTTTTCCTTCCCCGTCTCGTGGTATTTCAGCTGCATATAAAATTCTCAACAATGTGAGGGACAAAATCAAGCAGAATATGGAAAAGAAAGAGGTTTCATGAAATGGCAACTCTACTTACCCAGGGAGCAGGGAGAACTCTTGCTTCCACAGAAGCTAATTTTTCACTTATATTAATTCCAAACTCCTTTGCATAAGGATCTTGATCATAACCATTGTGTTGAACAGTCTGAATTTGAAGATCATAGACAAGAAATCGGGTTTAATCAAAACTATCATAAGATGTAGATAAAAATTAATcccataaataaaaaaatgaaagttaCATGGGGTAGATACTGTTAACGTGGAATACCTGTAGAATATCATTCTCTCTATCCTTTGGCCTCTGACACGTAACCTTTAGAAGAGATGTAATTTGTTTTTCACTCAACCTTTTTGTGTATCGTTGTCCCTCGACAATTTTACATGCCTAGAGAGAATAGCGATGAACACTTTAAAAATTGTCATACAGACTAAAACTGAAATATACTTGCTACTAGCTCATTCTGACCTCCATCGGCAAGTAGTTGGCCTTCTTCTGGTTTCCCACTTGAAGGCAAGGCAGATGAGTGTGCTGAATTGTGAAACCATacatttcttgaaaatattcaACAACAGACTTCATGGTTGAGTTGTCATCCACAGGAAATCTAAAACCAAATAGAATGACTAGATTACTTCCAATTGTTTGTTGACCTTACCATTTAAGATTATTTCAACAAACATTTAAGTCGAAGTAATAGTAAGGAAATTAGGGTAGCTAAAATCATACAAGATTTCTAGTAAAGCAGTCGGCGTCAAAGATTATTCATTGTACCACAGGACTATATTGTGTTCTAATGTTTGATGACATATATACTTGTACAGCAAGTGAGTTGCAACTCACCAAATGGTAAGGACAACtaaaagataatgtttctccAAAAAGCATTGTGAACTCCTCCTATAGGCTAAATTTATTGACACGACTATTGTTCAAGGATACTTTTATGTTATAATCTTTCTTTCAAACTGATGCCTACAGAAAAGAAACTTTACTCGTAGATAATTCATTTGCACAGATATCTTACACTAGTTCTCGAGTGGGTTGAGTTGTTATGCCAGAGACGCGATATTTTCTCCGTACATTACCCCGGTGAGTAACTTCAACTTTCACTCCTCTAAGAGCCTTCTTAACCTGGATAAAGTTATGGGTCAACATATTTACATGAAAATCAGATGAATAACTGATTCTAATCCCTGTCACATAAAATGAGCACGTACCTTGACACGGTCAGAATCAGACAATGGCCTTGACAACACATCTTTCCCCAGAAGCTGGGCAACAAACTCCATCACCGGAAGAGCCTCAATAAATGCAGCAGAAGCAATATCTACAGTCCGTGAAAGGAATATTTCAGCAAGAATATATATCACAGCATTTGTGTTTGCGACATTTCCAAGTAACATTAAAAATGATAATCAATTACCAATGTTCAGTGACAAGCCCATCTGTGTAGGCCTTATACTCTGGTAGAACCCGCACCATGCCTCTAACCCATCACCAATACGTTGTGGTTTCCGGATAGCAGGAGAAAAGAATGATCTCCCAACAGGGCAGTACCTATTAGCAAGCGCGTGTTAAACTTCTATTTAAGAAAACATCACTAAGTAATATCAATAGAATCAAACTCATTAAGAAGTGCTTTTTTCATACTTTTTCATTGAAAGCTCTCTCAGTACAATATCCAGAATTTGAAGTGCTTCCTTGGGACCCTCTGCCCGCTTACCCGCAAGAAATTGACCCAAATGATGTAAGTTTGCCCGAGCAACAAACTTGATCACTACTTTGTATTCCCTCACTCTcctggaaagtttttgaaacaaAACTTAGAGTTAATTACTGTAACATACAACTGCAAACTTTCTAACATATACGATCACACTTGAGATGAATTACtactaaaaacaaaattaaccaAAATTACACATTCCTCAAAAGACATTCTCACAAAGTAAATTGAACCATAACATCCTCAAAAGGGCGGGATCCAGGAATTGTATTGAGGGGAGGACTTATGATATATTTGGGAGGGAGGGGGTAAACTAGCATTTTCAGAAATCTGCACAAAattattcttatttaatttttgttaggCGAAGCTCTAGCTCCTGCTGAGTCAATCGTTAGTCGGTCATATGCTGATAGCAATGAAATCTTACTTGGGACCATTGACATTGTCCTCCTCATCGATAAGCTTAATAGTGAACTCCTTCCAAACAAAAGGGAGCTCACCAGCCGTGTACAAGCTCTTTCTACCATCATATGCAGGTAATCTCATCCCCAGATCAGATTCTTTGTGCAATTTCACCAGTTCTGCTATAATAGCTCGATTCACCGTTCTTGATGCCACTTCAGGGGTAATGGTTACCTGTAAGCGAAACACCAGACAATTAAAAGGACacaaaaaacaagaaacaagaAGATACAGATGTCCCACGTGTAAGACTATAATGCCACATAATCAAGGGACATATGAGCTTACAGAACTACTCAATTATACCTGCAAAGATACAtcagaaaaaaatgaagaaaacatcCATAAGCATAATGAATGTCAGCCCCAAGGGCCCCGAATGTTTGTCATAGAGCTTCTCAAGTGCATCATTTATGACACATTGTAACCTGCAAGCATGCCTAATTTAAGGCCATGATAATGAAAAAGTACGCTTACATCATACTGATTCAAATCCTTGTTTGGTAATTCAGCAAAGAAATGGTTAGCCTTCACAATGCATCTTGTCCCTAGCTGACCATACCCTGGCCTGGATGCAAAATTCAATGACTTGCTTGAAGAAGGAAAGCCATTCTCCATTTCAGAAAAGCTGACACCTCCGTTCTGGCATGATCCATTTAATAAAGCAGGTACGATGGCTCCAACGGGCTCCGGAGTAACCGGTTTACTTGCGGAAGTGCAAGGTTTGGAACTTGGCGGCATAAAGGCGTCACCTTGGTCCGATTTCCTGCCACCTCTTCCCCTTCTCCGACCTCGATTTCTTGATACTGGGGATGACTGGTTTTGAGGCTTTGTGTTTTGGGATTCTTGAGTAGGTGGCGGTGGTTTACAATTTTGAATTGTCCTTGGGTTCTTCTGCACCGAGTTTATAGTGTTCTGTAATGGCTTGATAACCAAATGTTGTTCTGAATTTTCTTTCATTTGCCTCATAGGCATGATTGAGATGGTGAAGGTGGGATTTTACTTCTAGATTTAATACGTAAAGAGCACAATAATCTGTTTGAAATTGATATTCTCGACCAAAAAGCAAGCAATTTCCACTTATTCTCCTTGCTTATAGGCCTTCAAAGATTGTAGATTCCCTGTGCATAAATAAATagcaaaaaaacaagaaaaagaagtAGAAAAGGAGGCATGTCAGCAGGATGACCCAAAATGAAAAGCGTATGCAAAAAtggtaaaaaatatataataacgCATCAAGATTTCACACGCAAAAGCAAAAGGGCAGGCATTTAAAAATTCAGATCTGTATTGCAGACTACAGGGGTTTCCATTTCACTGCAATTTCAAAGGACCAAAATAGCTCACATATGTTTCAACAACCACCTAAAAATAAACTCCACCGGGAAGACAAATCAGCAGTAATAGTTTTTGCAGCAAAAGAAActgtaaatttaaaataaatttcttgaACTTTACTAATTGTACAGCCTTTACAAGAGAAGGTgaactataaaaaaaacatactgctcacagttaaaaaaaaaaaaaaaaaaaaaaaaaaaaaaaaaaaaNAGAGCCCGTTAATGAACACTATAAATGGAGAAAATAacttcaaaattaatttaaaaacccACTATTCACAGTGTTGGAGATTTAAGCTTGGACTGAGCAAAACTACGTACATGTGGAGACAAAAGCAAACACTACCAAGAAACCGAAACCCTCTTCGAATCTTCTGTTTTGAAACCAATTATGCGTTCAAGAAAAGAAGAAGCATATAAAATCTTCAAAAAAATGATGCACATGTGCACATATATAGAAACAATATTCAAATTAGATTACTAGAATGAAATCTAATCAAATAGTGGAAATACCCAGAAGACAAAACCATCCTTCATCTTGTCCCCTAACCAAAACCAAGACTTCCAGCAGCAAAACAGAGAAATGTGAATAAATCCAAGATAGTAATGACACAAAACATATATAGATACTGGCATATACATACAGCCACATATTTGTACGCTAGTGTTTATGTGTGTTATCCAACACAAGCATAAATAAATGTGAGGACCTAATATGACTGCTCAAGAaagagaataaaataaaatacacctAGAAAGCAACAAAAAAGCAACCAAAAGCAACAGCTAGTAGCAGCGCATATACACAAAACCATTGAATTAAAAGGAATAAACGTTGAAAAACTCACCGAGAAATCAACATCCCAAGAAGATGAAACCAAACAGCATTGCTTCACAGAAAATGACGCCTCATAAAGCAAAGATTGGATACTAGAAACAATTAAAAGAGCTcaaaaattttcgaaaacttgAACTCACCAACGTTGGGCAATGATGACACCATGAAAGACTGGATcttttttcttgaatcaatgctTTGAAACCTGAAATGGGCTTTAATCATTACAATATAGACAGGTTTAAAAAGATGAGAACTGGAAAATTTTAAAGGAGGCGTGAAAAAGAGTCGGGAAAAGGCTGGGTTAAAAAAGATGGTTTCTTTGGAGTGGGTTTAGATTGCGTATATAATGAAAGAGAGAGGACTCGAAGTGCGCAAAAGTGTGGGTTTTTGAATGGGGGAGGAAAATAgtgaagaagatgaagatgatgatgatgaaaatgaatCTTTTATACACGCATGCAAGTGCTTTTGGTGTTTCTTTATCACGTGTAGAAGGCTTTATGTGAAGCCACTACTCTGCctttttt comes from Primulina huaijiensis isolate GDHJ02 chromosome 2, ASM1229523v2, whole genome shotgun sequence and encodes:
- the LOC140962960 gene encoding protein argonaute 10-like codes for the protein MPMRQMKENSEQHLVIKPLQNTINSVQKNPRTIQNCKPPPPTQESQNTKPQNQSSPVSRNRGRRRGRGGRKSDQGDAFMPPSSKPCTSASKPVTPEPVGAIVPALLNGSCQNGGVSFSEMENGFPSSSKSLNFASRPGYGQLGTRCIVKANHFFAELPNKDLNQYDVTITPEVASRTVNRAIIAELVKLHKESDLGMRLPAYDGRKSLYTAGELPFVWKEFTIKLIDEEDNVNGPKRVREYKVVIKFVARANLHHLGQFLAGKRAEGPKEALQILDIVLRELSMKKYCPVGRSFFSPAIRKPQRIGDGLEAWCGFYQSIRPTQMGLSLNIDIASAAFIEALPVMEFVAQLLGKDVLSRPLSDSDRVKVKKALRGVKVEVTHRGNVRRKYRVSGITTQPTRELVFPVDDNSTMKSVVEYFQEMYGFTIQHTHLPCLQVGNQKKANYLPMEACKIVEGQRYTKRLSEKQITSLLKVTCQRPKDRENDILQTVQHNGYDQDPYAKEFGINISEKLASVEARVLPAPWLKYHETGKEKDCLPQVGQWNMMNKKMINGMTVNRWACINFSRSVQDSVARGFCNELAQMCQVSGMEFNPEPIIPVYTARPDQVEKALKHVYHSCMNKLKGKELELLLAILPDNNGSLYGDLKRICETDLGLISQCCLTKHVFKINKQYLANVSLKINVKMGGRNTVLLDAISCRIPLVSDIPTIIFGADVTHPENLEESSPSIAAVVASQDWPEVTKYAGLVCAQAHRQELIQDLYKTWHDPVRGTVSGGMIRDLLVSFRKATGQKPQRIIFYRDGVSEGQFYQVLLFELDAIRKACASLEPNYQPPVTFIVVQKRHHTRLFANNHRDKSSTDKSGNILPGTVVDSKICHPTEFDFYLCSHAGIQGTSRPAHYHVLWDENNFTADGIQSLTNNLCYTYARCTRSVSVVPPAYYAHLAAFRARFYMEPDAQDNISQGGKGARGVVGECGVRPLPALKDNVKRVMFYC